In the genome of Ureibacillus sp. FSL W7-1570, the window CCGCTGTTTATCTTGTTGTGTTTTCCCTTCACCCCGTCGGTACTGGTGAATATTGTCGCGGGACTATCCAATATAAAGAAGAAAATCTATTTGGTTGTATTGTTGACCGGAAAATTTGTCATGATTTTGACCATCAGTTTGCTCGGGTATGATATTGGGGCATTGTTGCGCAGCCCAATCAAATTGATCCTCGTCATCGTGGCCATTGTCCTGCTGTGGATCATAGGAAAAATCATTGAAAAATATTTGAATAAACGCGTTGAACGAGAGCTGAAAGAAGTTTCGAAAATCAGAAAACAAAAGAAGCTGAAAATGACGCCCAAAGAATGAGCGGTGTGGCAAAATTTCCGCAATGTCCCGAAAATCAGACATTTTCGGGGCTTTTTTCATTATCGTCAGGTGACGAATCGATGAAAAAATATACTATAATTATATTACAATTTTCCATAAAGAAGGAGGAGCGGCATGTCATTACGAATCATCAGCGGACGGGCCGGGACAGGAAAAACGGCCTTAATACACCGTGAAATTGTGGAAGAAGTGAAATCCAATCCTTTTGGTCCCCCCATTTATTTGATCGTTCCGGATCAAATGTCCTTTTCGACGGAATACCAGCTGACGAACCACTATGGGATCGAAGGTTTGATTCGGGCCCAGGTCATGACTTTCAAGCGATTATCCTGGCATATATTGCAGGAAACCGGGGGCATCGCCAAAGATAAAGTGGATAAAATCGGCTATCGCATGCTCCTGAGACGGCTGCTGGAAGAGAATAAAGACCAATTTGCTTTATTCGGCCAAGCTGCGGACAAACCGGGATTTACGGAAGAAATTGAAAAGATGATCAGGGAATTTAATCAGTTCAACATCGATAGCCAGGCGTTGAAAGTGGCGATCGGCCAATTTGAACAATCGGAAGCTCCTCATACATTGATTGCGAAAACGAAGGACTTGCAAATCATTGTTCAAAAATTGGAAGAAATATTGGGAGACAGGTATGTGGAAGGGGACGGACTGTACCCGTTTTTAATCCGGCAAATGAAGAACTCCGAAAAATTGAAAGATACCCATGTATACATCGATGGATTCACTTTCTTTACCGTCCGGGAGTTTGAGATCATCAAGCAGCTGTTGGCACTGACCAAACGGGTGACGGTGGTTCTTCCATTTGAAGATGAAAAGGATAAAGATGATGAGCAGGCGGTGTTCCATCGCGCGGCGTTGATGTACGACAAATTGCGGCAAGAAGCGATAAATTTTGGGATTGAAATCGAACCGCGCATACATATGCAAACGGTGCATCGTTATCGAAATAAAGATTTACGGCATGTGGAACAAGAGTTTCATGAGCCGGTTCCGGATAAGTTGGAAGCGGAAGGTTTTGTCCAAATCATTGAAGGATCCAACCGCCGGGCAGAAGTTCATGGAATTGCCCGGGAAATAAAACGGTTGGTGCAAGAGGAGGGCATTCGTTATCGTGATATAGGGATTATGTATCGGCAAGCGGAAGTGTATGATCCGTTGATTTCGACAATTTTCGCCCAATACGACATTCCTGTTTTTACGAACGAGAAAAAGCCGATGTTGCATCATCCATTAATTGAATTCAGCCGTTCCGTTTTGGAAGTGGTCACATCCCGTTGGAAATATGAGCCGATTTTCCGCAGTGTGAAAACGGATTTATTTTTCCCGCTCCATTCCGATGTGAAAGAAATGCGGGAGAAGGCGGATCTATTCGAAAACTTCGTCATTGCCCAAGGAATTTACGGGGATCGGTGGATGCAGGATGATCGATGGTTTTATAAAAAATACCGCGGTCTGGAGTATGTTTCAAAAAGACAGACCGATGAAGAACAGAAGGTCCAAGCGATCATTGATGAAATGAAAGGGTATGTCCGGGAGCCATTGCTGAAATTGGAGCGGGAATTGAAGAAAGCCCGGAACGGGAAGGAAATCGCCTTTGCTTTATTCTCCTGCATGGATGAATTGCAAGTGTTCGAAAAACTCCAGGCGTTGAAAGATAAAGAGCTGGAAAGCGGCCGTTTGGAAGAAGCGATGGAACATGACCAGGCTTGGAACCAATGGGTGAATGTGCTTGAACAATTCGTTGTCATGTTTGGTGACCAGCCTTTGACGGTGGAGGAGGCCGCGAAAATTTTGGATGAAGGTTATAATACCCTCACTTTCTCCAAAATTCCTCCGGCCATCGATGAAGTGACGGTTTCCCAATTGGAGTTTTCCCGCTTTGACAATATGAAAGTCGTGTTCGTCATCGGCGTGAATGACGGGGTGTATCCGATGCGGATCGACTATGAAGGGCTGATGAACGACTCGGATCGGGAATGGTTTTCAAGCATTGATATGGAATTGTTCCCAACTTCGAAACACCGTTTAATGGAAGAAAACTTCTACATTTACCGTGCCTTTTCTTCTCCGACGGACCGGTTGTATGTGACTTATTCAAGCAGCGACGAGGAAAGCAAGGCGCTATTGCCATCCCTATATGTTCAGCGGTTGCTCAATTTGTTTGAAGTGGATGGTGAAAGCACGCTGCCTCAACAACGGATTTTCGTCGATCCGATTGAAGAGTGGGATCGGTCCCATGTGCTTTCATATTTGCGCCATCCGAGAACTTCCCTTGCCTACCTGATGACCCAGTTGAAGCAGGCGGAATCGGAGGAACTGGCACCGGAATGGCAAGCGTTGAAGGCATTTTATGAACGGAGCGAAGAATGGAAACCGGTGCTTGACCTTGTGATGAAGCCGCTCAAACAGAAAAATGTTTCGGAACCGTTGCAAAAGCCGTTGACGGAAGCATTGTACGGGGATGAATTGACTTCCAGCGTGTCGCG includes:
- the addB gene encoding helicase-exonuclease AddAB subunit AddB; its protein translation is MSLRIISGRAGTGKTALIHREIVEEVKSNPFGPPIYLIVPDQMSFSTEYQLTNHYGIEGLIRAQVMTFKRLSWHILQETGGIAKDKVDKIGYRMLLRRLLEENKDQFALFGQAADKPGFTEEIEKMIREFNQFNIDSQALKVAIGQFEQSEAPHTLIAKTKDLQIIVQKLEEILGDRYVEGDGLYPFLIRQMKNSEKLKDTHVYIDGFTFFTVREFEIIKQLLALTKRVTVVLPFEDEKDKDDEQAVFHRAALMYDKLRQEAINFGIEIEPRIHMQTVHRYRNKDLRHVEQEFHEPVPDKLEAEGFVQIIEGSNRRAEVHGIAREIKRLVQEEGIRYRDIGIMYRQAEVYDPLISTIFAQYDIPVFTNEKKPMLHHPLIEFSRSVLEVVTSRWKYEPIFRSVKTDLFFPLHSDVKEMREKADLFENFVIAQGIYGDRWMQDDRWFYKKYRGLEYVSKRQTDEEQKVQAIIDEMKGYVREPLLKLERELKKARNGKEIAFALFSCMDELQVFEKLQALKDKELESGRLEEAMEHDQAWNQWVNVLEQFVVMFGDQPLTVEEAAKILDEGYNTLTFSKIPPAIDEVTVSQLEFSRFDNMKVVFVIGVNDGVYPMRIDYEGLMNDSDREWFSSIDMELFPTSKHRLMEENFYIYRAFSSPTDRLYVTYSSSDEESKALLPSLYVQRLLNLFEVDGESTLPQQRIFVDPIEEWDRSHVLSYLRHPRTSLAYLMTQLKQAESEELAPEWQALKAFYERSEEWKPVLDLVMKPLKQKNVSEPLQKPLTEALYGDELTSSVSRIEKYFSCPFAHFATYGLRLEQRPEFRLETFEMGDLFHEALKWISMETNRLNLPWNKLTREQCAYLAREAVERIVPAFSHQILLSSSRYRYIQRKLMRIIEKTMVALTHHAKSSFFKPVAVEASFGPKEQLPPLEIPLRSGRRMQLRGRIDRIDYAKVGDKTYLRVIDYKSSGKDLDLNEVYYGLSLQLLTYLDVAVENSFILLKESALPAGVLYVHVQNPLLKIEKELNEMQVEEERLKMFKMRGLLAEDQEAVMAMDERLEEDGKSIIIPVSITKKQEFAKTSKVVPPDAMQDLRRFVRKKHQEAGESILSGDTSIRPFKLKNKTACDYCQFKSVCQFDPTEGEYLRLQADKLPNVIDKIRKELNVDESDSF
- a CDS encoding TVP38/TMEM64 family protein, with the protein product MSDWFTIENIEALEAQYRTLGPIIGLLFPFLEAFLPFLPLVAFVVANASSHGLWMGFLLSWVGTVSGSYSVFLLVRQFGKYPRVQKFIKYKKMQKLIRWVDMKGIAPLFILLCFPFTPSVLVNIVAGLSNIKKKIYLVVLLTGKFVMILTISLLGYDIGALLRSPIKLILVIVAIVLLWIIGKIIEKYLNKRVERELKEVSKIRKQKKLKMTPKE